The following proteins are encoded in a genomic region of Gimesia algae:
- a CDS encoding zinc-binding dehydrogenase, which yields MMSDQCTSVILQDDDRKLEYTRVDRPQLKPGEVLVEILCCTICGSDLHTFEGTRSTPCPTILGHEMVGRVVDMHPEYQVKDFLERPVELDDRITWSVAVSCKKCEFCKRGLTQKCTRLFKYGHQRLDEQNYLSGGLASHCHLVKGTTIFKVPGSLPDLIASPANCATATVMAAFRLAGDIQEKTVLILGAGMLGVTASAVAHAKNAGTIFVTDIDPERVRRSLEFGARHALLGKKEQPLHQEILHLTEGRGVDLVFDMTGAPDVIESGLQAMAIGGAMILVGSVYPARPVQLSAETIVRRLLRIEGIHNYVDLDLANALNFLERFQNQYPFSRLCEQTFQLSEIKAAFEESANRRSYRVAVLPDQTG from the coding sequence ATGATGAGTGATCAATGCACTTCTGTCATCCTGCAAGATGATGACCGAAAGTTAGAATATACCCGAGTCGACCGACCCCAATTGAAACCGGGTGAAGTACTGGTTGAAATATTGTGTTGTACCATCTGTGGAAGCGACCTGCATACCTTTGAAGGTACACGCTCTACGCCCTGCCCGACCATCCTGGGGCATGAGATGGTCGGACGCGTGGTCGATATGCATCCGGAATATCAGGTCAAAGATTTTCTGGAGCGTCCGGTGGAACTGGACGACCGGATCACCTGGTCGGTCGCGGTCTCCTGCAAAAAATGTGAATTCTGTAAACGTGGGCTGACACAGAAATGTACGCGGCTCTTCAAATACGGTCATCAGCGGTTGGACGAGCAGAATTATCTGAGTGGCGGACTGGCCAGTCACTGCCATCTTGTCAAAGGCACGACTATTTTTAAAGTCCCCGGGTCATTGCCCGATCTGATTGCCAGTCCGGCGAACTGTGCCACTGCGACTGTCATGGCAGCATTCCGCCTGGCAGGTGACATTCAGGAAAAAACCGTCTTAATTCTGGGAGCGGGTATGCTGGGAGTGACTGCCTCTGCGGTCGCCCATGCGAAAAACGCTGGTACGATCTTTGTGACCGATATTGACCCGGAACGCGTCCGACGCAGTCTGGAGTTCGGTGCCCGGCATGCATTGCTGGGAAAAAAAGAACAGCCACTACATCAGGAAATACTGCATCTGACCGAAGGACGCGGTGTGGATCTCGTGTTCGATATGACGGGGGCTCCCGATGTCATCGAGAGTGGCCTGCAAGCGATGGCAATTGGAGGAGCCATGATACTCGTGGGATCCGTTTATCCGGCTCGTCCGGTCCAGCTTTCTGCAGAGACGATTGTCCGCAGATTACTGCGTATCGAAGGCATTCATAATTACGTGGATCTGGATCTGGCCAATGCCCTGAATTTCCTGGAGCGGTTCCAGAACCAGTATCCCTTTTCCCGACTCTGCGAGCAGACTTTTCAGCTGAGTGAAATTAAGGCGGCTTTTGAAGAATCGGCTAACCGTCGCTCGTATCGTGTCGCTGTCCTGCCTGATCAGACTGGCTGA
- a CDS encoding AraC family transcriptional regulator, whose translation MRFPERRKIALLVQTSSDWSRQIIQGIADYALEQGGWDFWIEFRGLQEQLRLPASWNGHGTICRLTDARIQQSILRRKLPAVNVSWLGKHTAKIPKVVSDERACARLAADFFLQKGFRSYGYIGPDPTLKYLPTIENEFQEIIAQGEGVCFHFPYYELTKEDDYEKQQKRLKEWLRELPKPVALLVWSSKVGREVATVCVNHHLEIPDQVAILSIEHDPLMSALSPVPLSCINQAPHVVGYEAAQLLDQLIQGESPPVEPILVPPLSIEERASTDTLFADDDLVREAIQFIRQHAQEALQVSDLTDQLNVSRRILEHRFQKALHRSPAAEIRQEKLKRILKLLQETNLTISQIATRCGFQHQEAMIRMFGRVMGMSPREFRQQNHSRQ comes from the coding sequence TTGAGATTCCCCGAACGACGCAAAATCGCCTTACTCGTACAGACTTCCAGCGACTGGAGTCGCCAGATCATTCAGGGGATCGCTGACTATGCCCTCGAGCAGGGGGGCTGGGACTTCTGGATTGAGTTCCGCGGACTGCAGGAACAATTGAGATTGCCTGCGTCCTGGAACGGGCATGGCACGATTTGTCGTCTGACCGATGCCCGCATTCAGCAGTCGATTCTGCGGCGGAAGTTGCCTGCGGTCAATGTGTCGTGGCTGGGTAAGCATACCGCAAAAATTCCCAAAGTGGTTTCTGACGAGCGGGCCTGTGCCCGACTGGCAGCGGACTTCTTTCTGCAAAAAGGATTTCGTTCCTACGGGTATATCGGCCCTGATCCGACGTTGAAGTATCTACCGACGATCGAGAATGAGTTTCAGGAAATCATAGCGCAGGGGGAAGGGGTCTGCTTTCATTTTCCTTATTATGAACTGACGAAAGAAGACGACTATGAGAAACAGCAGAAACGTTTAAAGGAGTGGTTGCGGGAACTGCCGAAGCCGGTGGCGCTATTGGTCTGGTCGAGCAAGGTGGGGCGTGAAGTCGCGACGGTGTGTGTGAACCATCATCTGGAAATTCCCGATCAGGTGGCGATTCTCAGCATCGAGCATGATCCGCTGATGTCGGCGCTGTCTCCCGTGCCTCTCTCCTGTATCAATCAGGCACCACATGTGGTGGGTTACGAAGCGGCGCAACTGCTGGACCAGCTGATTCAGGGAGAGTCGCCGCCGGTGGAACCGATTCTGGTGCCTCCCCTGTCAATCGAAGAACGTGCTTCGACCGATACGCTGTTTGCCGATGATGATCTGGTCCGCGAAGCCATTCAGTTCATCCGCCAACACGCGCAGGAAGCATTGCAGGTTTCCGATCTCACCGATCAGTTGAATGTCTCGCGTCGAATACTGGAGCATCGTTTTCAGAAAGCCCTGCATCGTTCCCCGGCGGCAGAAATTCGCCAGGAAAAATTGAAACGAATTCTCAAGCTGCTGCAGGAAACGAATCTGACGATCTCGCAAATAGCGACTCGCTGTGGATTTCAGCATCAGGAAGCGATGATCCGCATGTTCGGTCGTGTGATGGGGATGTCGCCCCGTGAATTTCGGCAGCAGAATCACAGCCGTCAATAA
- the phnW gene encoding 2-aminoethylphosphonate--pyruvate transaminase — protein MDADIPYLLLTPGPLTTTRSVREAMLADYSTWDVDYNQRVMEIRERLVRLATDSDDYTAVLMQGSGTFSVEATIGSVIPPDGKLLVISNGAYGSRIAQIARCLKIPLQELSFSETEPPDLLQIRATLGADSDITHVAMVHCETTTGMINAAQEVGKLAHAAGKDYILDAMSSFGGIPISMEDFHVDYLISSANKCIQGVPGFGFVIANQQKLEQTKGLARSLSLDLYDQWYEMEHKGGKWRYTSPTHVVNAFLQALEELDEEGGVSARHARYLENQSTLVTEMQKRGLQPLLPRELQSPIITSFYYPECPAFQFNQFYDELKQRRYVIYPGKISQADTFRIGNIGHVYPADIIDLVEQIEQTLNGMGVRVENPSIH, from the coding sequence ATGGACGCGGATATTCCCTACCTGTTATTGACTCCTGGCCCCTTGACCACGACCCGCAGTGTGCGCGAAGCCATGCTGGCCGACTACTCGACCTGGGACGTGGATTACAATCAGCGCGTGATGGAAATCCGCGAACGCCTGGTACGACTGGCGACGGACTCCGACGATTACACGGCTGTCCTGATGCAGGGCAGCGGCACATTTTCTGTCGAAGCGACGATCGGATCGGTCATCCCGCCGGACGGAAAACTGCTGGTCATTTCCAACGGTGCGTATGGCAGCCGGATCGCTCAGATCGCCCGCTGTCTGAAGATCCCCCTGCAGGAACTCTCTTTTTCAGAAACCGAGCCACCCGATCTGCTACAGATCCGTGCAACGCTGGGCGCTGATTCAGACATCACGCATGTGGCGATGGTGCACTGCGAAACCACGACCGGCATGATCAACGCCGCTCAGGAAGTCGGCAAACTGGCACACGCCGCCGGGAAGGATTACATCCTGGATGCCATGTCTTCCTTTGGGGGTATTCCAATTTCCATGGAAGACTTTCACGTGGATTACCTGATTTCCTCGGCCAATAAATGTATCCAGGGTGTACCCGGTTTTGGATTTGTGATCGCAAATCAGCAGAAACTGGAGCAGACCAAAGGCCTGGCGCGTTCTCTGAGTCTGGATCTGTATGACCAGTGGTACGAAATGGAACACAAGGGTGGCAAATGGCGTTACACATCACCCACGCATGTGGTCAATGCCTTCCTGCAGGCGCTGGAGGAACTGGATGAGGAAGGTGGTGTTTCTGCGAGGCATGCACGGTATCTGGAAAATCAGTCGACGCTGGTGACAGAAATGCAGAAACGGGGTCTGCAGCCCCTGCTGCCTCGGGAACTGCAGTCGCCGATCATTACGTCGTTTTATTATCCCGAGTGTCCCGCATTCCAGTTCAACCAGTTTTATGATGAATTAAAACAGAGGCGTTACGTGATTTATCCGGGCAAAATCAGTCAGGCGGATACATTCCGCATCGGCAATATCGGTCATGTCTACCCGGCAGACATCATCGATCTGGTAGAACAAATTGAACAGACGCTCAATGGAATGGGTGTACGCGTAGAAAATCCCTCAATTCATTAG
- a CDS encoding phosphonate degradation HD-domain oxygenase has product MSHNDPAKIVVEIRQRFQEKGTDMYAGEAISQTEHALQAAFAAEQAGESAELIVAALLHDIGHLLHKHDEDCVTQGIDDLHERIGAQWLVRYFPKDVTEPIRLHVAAKRYRCATDAEYASRLSPASVLSLQLQGGPFDSAEQMEFEHSPWSQEALRLRNWDEAAKVPDFETPELEYFLTYVQRVLQQQTPDTDE; this is encoded by the coding sequence ATGTCTCACAATGATCCGGCTAAGATCGTTGTTGAAATCAGGCAACGCTTTCAGGAAAAAGGCACCGACATGTATGCTGGCGAAGCGATCTCGCAGACAGAGCACGCTTTACAGGCAGCATTTGCAGCCGAACAGGCTGGGGAGTCGGCAGAGCTGATCGTGGCTGCGTTACTGCACGACATCGGCCACCTGCTGCACAAACACGATGAAGACTGCGTGACGCAGGGCATTGATGATCTGCATGAACGCATCGGCGCTCAATGGCTGGTGCGTTATTTCCCGAAAGATGTGACCGAACCCATTCGACTACACGTCGCTGCGAAACGCTATCGCTGTGCCACCGATGCCGAATATGCGTCTCGACTGTCACCCGCTTCGGTGCTCAGCCTGCAGTTACAGGGAGGCCCCTTTGACTCCGCAGAACAGATGGAGTTCGAACACAGTCCCTGGTCGCAGGAGGCGCTTCGTCTGCGCAACTGGGATGAAGCCGCCAAAGTACCGGACTTCGAAACCCCCGAACTTGAATATTTTTTAACTTACGTCCAGAGAGTCCTGCAGCAGCAGACTCCGGATACTGATGAATGA
- the phnX gene encoding phosphonoacetaldehyde hydrolase produces MKPETIKLVIFDWAGTTIDHGCFAPISAFIKAFKACGVDLTPQQARGPMGLHKQDHIRSLFQLDEIAAQWEALQQRAWTENDVKHIYETFMPLQVEEAKLFTEIVPHLCETISRLRDQGIKIGSTTGYPRIVADPVLEAARAQGYSPDFSMCADEVPAGRPAPWMIYRNMEALGVFPPSAVVKVGDTLPDIEAGLNAGTWTVGLTQTGSEVGLTVAEFAALSDEQKADRLAIAETKLKNAGAHFVIPTLEGLPDIIEQLNAGEN; encoded by the coding sequence ATGAAACCTGAAACAATCAAACTGGTCATCTTCGACTGGGCCGGCACGACGATTGACCATGGCTGCTTTGCGCCGATCTCTGCCTTTATCAAAGCCTTCAAAGCATGTGGCGTAGACCTGACACCACAGCAGGCGCGCGGCCCGATGGGCCTGCATAAGCAGGATCACATTCGCAGCCTGTTTCAACTGGATGAGATCGCCGCGCAATGGGAAGCACTCCAGCAACGCGCCTGGACAGAAAACGATGTGAAACACATCTACGAAACCTTCATGCCTCTACAGGTCGAGGAAGCAAAACTGTTTACCGAAATTGTTCCCCACCTGTGTGAAACCATTTCGCGATTGCGAGATCAGGGAATCAAAATCGGTTCGACCACCGGTTACCCGCGCATTGTGGCGGATCCGGTTCTGGAGGCAGCACGGGCACAAGGCTACTCGCCCGATTTCAGCATGTGTGCTGACGAAGTTCCCGCAGGGCGCCCCGCTCCCTGGATGATCTATCGCAACATGGAAGCGCTGGGCGTCTTTCCCCCCTCGGCAGTCGTCAAGGTGGGTGATACGCTTCCCGATATCGAAGCCGGGTTGAACGCGGGCACATGGACCGTCGGCCTGACACAGACGGGCAGCGAAGTCGGCCTGACAGTTGCTGAATTTGCAGCCTTAAGCGATGAACAGAAAGCAGATCGATTAGCAATCGCAGAAACCAAACTCAAAAACGCCGGGGCGCATTTCGTGATTCCCACACTGGAAGGACTGCCTGACATCATTGAGCAACTAAACGCAGGAGAAAATTGA
- the obgE gene encoding GTPase ObgE produces the protein MFVDRVDIYCKAGDGGDGCASFRREAHVPRGGPNGGDGGKGGDVVVIADENVSSLGNIIGHKHWNAERGGHGSSSLKTGKCGEDAIIMVPPGTLVIDSKRGNLLRDMKQSGDRVVIAKGGRGGRGNRHFATPTHQVPREFEKGGLGEQRDISLELKLIADVGLVGKPNAGKSTLLSRLSKAHPEIAAYPFTTKYPNLGLVRVGFDHQFVMADIPGLIEGAHAGVGLGHEFLRHVERTRVLVHLVEPSPMDQTDPIQNYRQIREEMRLYDASLMDRPEIIVVTKSELPDAEPVAELLGEELGSPVMQISSATGSNLDKLVRMIIDELQELEMEA, from the coding sequence ATGTTTGTAGATCGCGTCGATATCTATTGTAAAGCCGGTGATGGCGGAGATGGTTGTGCCAGCTTCCGCAGGGAAGCCCACGTACCCCGGGGCGGTCCGAATGGGGGCGACGGTGGCAAAGGGGGTGATGTAGTTGTCATCGCCGATGAAAATGTCAGCAGCCTGGGAAATATTATCGGTCACAAACACTGGAATGCCGAACGCGGCGGTCACGGGTCGAGCAGTTTGAAGACCGGAAAGTGCGGCGAAGATGCCATCATCATGGTTCCGCCGGGCACACTGGTGATTGACAGTAAACGCGGGAATCTGCTGCGAGATATGAAACAGAGTGGCGACAGGGTCGTGATCGCCAAAGGGGGCAGAGGGGGCCGTGGTAACCGCCATTTTGCGACTCCCACCCACCAGGTGCCGCGCGAATTTGAAAAAGGGGGGCTCGGCGAACAGAGAGATATTTCACTGGAACTCAAGCTCATCGCCGATGTCGGGCTGGTTGGTAAGCCCAACGCAGGCAAATCGACTTTACTGAGCCGACTTTCGAAAGCCCATCCGGAAATTGCTGCTTACCCGTTTACTACCAAGTATCCCAATCTGGGGCTGGTTCGTGTCGGCTTTGACCATCAGTTTGTGATGGCGGATATTCCCGGTCTCATCGAAGGAGCGCATGCGGGTGTTGGCCTGGGGCACGAATTTCTCAGGCATGTGGAACGCACGCGGGTCCTGGTGCATCTGGTTGAACCTTCGCCTATGGATCAGACTGATCCCATTCAGAACTACCGCCAGATCCGGGAAGAGATGCGACTGTATGATGCCAGCCTGATGGACCGTCCGGAAATCATCGTTGTGACCAAAAGTGAACTTCCCGATGCAGAACCAGTTGCTGAACTGCTGGGAGAAGAACTGGGAAGTCCCGTCATGCAGATTTCTTCTGCGACCGGTTCCAATCTGGATAAACTGGTGCGCATGATCATTGACGAACTTCAGGAACTGGAAATGGAGGCATAA
- a CDS encoding KpsF/GutQ family sugar-phosphate isomerase: MSSLPARSVIEFSQFDQLRDAREIIFSEADALRQMGRALGTELCDAVDLIMSRNGAVILTGMGKAGLIGQKICATLSSTGTRSHFLHPAEAIHGDLGCLHAEDTILALSNSGETEELRRLLPLIQKMKLPIIGITARTTSTLGAACQVVLCLGDLKEAGSHQLAPSTTTTAMLAMGDALSLVISKARGFSPLQFATFHPGGSLGRRLTKINEVMRPRTEVRVTEETTSIRDAFVRLSLPGRRSGAVIIIDDANRVTGIFTDSDLARLLEERRDEQLDQPISQVMTRKPATIQDDASLETAIDLLKARKLSELPVVDRGQHLVGLIDITDVIGWQPGVESASVSQQSG; the protein is encoded by the coding sequence ATGAGTTCCCTGCCTGCAAGGTCGGTTATAGAGTTTTCTCAGTTTGATCAATTACGAGATGCGCGTGAAATCATCTTCAGCGAAGCAGACGCTTTGCGCCAGATGGGACGTGCACTCGGGACGGAGCTTTGCGACGCGGTTGATTTAATCATGTCGCGCAACGGCGCGGTCATTTTAACGGGCATGGGGAAAGCAGGACTGATCGGCCAGAAGATCTGCGCCACGCTCTCCTCAACGGGAACCCGCTCGCATTTTCTGCATCCCGCGGAAGCCATTCATGGCGACCTGGGTTGCCTGCACGCCGAGGATACCATTCTCGCTTTGTCCAACAGCGGAGAAACGGAAGAGTTACGCCGCCTGCTGCCACTGATTCAGAAAATGAAGCTGCCAATCATTGGAATTACAGCACGCACGACGAGTACATTGGGCGCAGCCTGCCAGGTGGTCTTGTGTCTGGGCGACCTGAAAGAAGCGGGCTCACATCAACTCGCGCCTTCGACCACTACCACAGCCATGCTGGCGATGGGTGATGCGTTGTCACTGGTCATCAGCAAGGCACGCGGCTTTTCGCCATTACAGTTTGCCACGTTTCATCCGGGTGGCAGCCTGGGGCGTCGTTTAACAAAAATTAATGAAGTCATGCGGCCCCGGACGGAAGTGCGTGTCACCGAAGAAACAACTTCCATCCGTGATGCCTTCGTCCGACTGAGCCTGCCGGGACGACGCAGCGGGGCTGTGATCATCATTGACGATGCCAACCGGGTCACGGGTATTTTCACAGACAGTGATCTCGCCAGGCTGCTGGAAGAGCGCCGGGACGAACAACTGGATCAACCTATTTCTCAAGTCATGACCAGAAAACCCGCCACCATTCAGGATGATGCTTCCCTGGAAACAGCCATCGATTTATTGAAAGCCCGCAAATTAAGCGAGCTACCCGTCGTAGATCGAGGACAGCATCTGGTGGGACTGATTGATATTACTGACGTGATAGGCTGGCAGCCCGGAGTGGAATCCGCCAGCGTCAGCCAGCAATCGGGTTAA
- a CDS encoding TIGR03364 family FAD-dependent oxidoreductase, translating to MSTQTYSSEYDVIVIGGGVLGAFHAYFAMRQGFKTLLIERNVFPQQASARNFGLIIPSAMPAGRWRDRAIASCEIYSELSELLGVPLQRMGTQYLAHTEAEADFLRQMALSSEDSLCPVEFYTAEETIRSSCCLNPEFCQGSLFFPQDLQLDPDQFFRALINWIACTSDCDYLPNTTAISVESQGSHNRVKTSSGREFQAYHVFVCSGADLQTLFPDVYSTRNLQYCKLQMLKLSNPENRTLGTSIASPIALTRYPAFLNAQFLQGVSLPAPDPVLEELGIQIWITQNQNNEFILGDSHAYSTDPPTEFLSAEVEAQMINYARKMFVKLDFQVLDRWCGIYTEEQSTGLFQQTLDESIHLITGIGSKGMTTGPGLARENLSQLSLSKSRI from the coding sequence ATGTCGACTCAAACTTACTCCAGCGAATACGATGTCATTGTGATTGGCGGCGGCGTACTGGGAGCCTTCCATGCCTACTTCGCCATGCGTCAGGGTTTCAAGACGCTACTGATCGAACGCAATGTCTTTCCCCAACAGGCGTCTGCCCGCAATTTCGGGTTGATTATTCCCAGCGCCATGCCTGCTGGCCGCTGGCGCGACCGGGCAATCGCTTCCTGCGAGATCTATTCTGAACTCTCTGAGTTACTCGGTGTTCCGCTGCAACGCATGGGGACTCAGTATCTGGCGCACACGGAAGCAGAAGCCGACTTCCTGAGACAGATGGCACTCTCCTCTGAAGACTCCTTATGTCCGGTGGAATTCTATACCGCAGAAGAAACCATTCGTTCCAGTTGCTGTCTGAATCCGGAATTTTGCCAAGGCAGTCTGTTTTTCCCACAGGATCTGCAGCTGGATCCCGACCAGTTTTTTCGTGCCTTGATCAACTGGATTGCGTGTACTTCAGACTGTGATTATCTACCGAACACCACGGCGATCTCCGTGGAATCACAGGGCAGCCACAACCGCGTCAAAACATCATCAGGCAGAGAATTTCAGGCGTACCATGTTTTTGTCTGTTCTGGAGCCGACTTGCAGACCCTGTTTCCTGATGTCTATTCCACACGGAACCTGCAGTACTGCAAACTGCAGATGCTGAAACTCTCCAATCCCGAAAACCGTACGCTGGGAACAAGCATCGCATCGCCCATCGCACTCACGCGTTATCCCGCGTTTCTGAATGCACAATTTCTACAGGGCGTGTCCCTGCCTGCGCCCGACCCGGTTCTTGAGGAGCTGGGCATTCAGATCTGGATCACTCAAAATCAGAATAACGAATTCATTCTTGGCGATTCACACGCTTACTCGACCGACCCGCCTACCGAATTTTTGTCAGCCGAGGTGGAAGCGCAGATGATTAATTATGCGCGAAAGATGTTCGTTAAACTCGACTTTCAGGTACTTGACCGCTGGTGTGGTATTTATACTGAAGAACAGTCCACAGGACTGTTTCAGCAGACGCTGGATGAAAGCATCCATTTAATCACGGGGATTGGAAGCAAGGGAATGACGACGGGCCCGGGGCTCGCCAGAGAAAATCTCAGCCAGCTCTCTCTTTCAAAAAGTCGCATATAA
- a CDS encoding gluzincin family metallopeptidase has product MEAQLSRCLVLFLASFISLGASYKTPNFVTHAPTAEVAKQVGDAAEIYRKELAITWLGHELPNWFAPCPIKVKVGNYGAGGATTFSFDGGEVFGWNMEIQGSLERILDSVLPHEVNHTIFACHFRRPLPRWADEGAATIVEHESEKRRQRLLNRQVMGTNKRIPLRNLLSMTEYPSEMQQVLTLYAEGYSLADYLLQTGGKKRYLMFLEDAHKNGWDEAIAKMYKIKNVEALEQRWGSWIMAGSPALNLPAGQQLAAVEPKQPSAVDNKDFVIRSQSPDQGETDFATEMPGQTELASVEPTEEMQRESRPLPIESRIPFSGRAPEKRRVQESVAFVPEAKRLPRTSLHQDSASASPSRTQPASRPAQQMRSQQRPASRYHRGASPARGGIDLGQSAEIDF; this is encoded by the coding sequence ATGGAAGCTCAACTTAGTCGCTGTCTCGTATTATTCCTGGCTTCATTCATCTCGCTGGGTGCTTCTTACAAAACTCCTAACTTCGTAACACATGCCCCGACCGCGGAAGTCGCGAAACAGGTAGGCGACGCTGCTGAGATCTATCGGAAGGAACTGGCCATTACCTGGCTGGGACACGAACTTCCCAACTGGTTTGCCCCCTGTCCGATCAAAGTCAAAGTCGGTAACTATGGTGCCGGCGGTGCGACCACCTTCTCCTTTGATGGCGGCGAAGTGTTTGGCTGGAACATGGAGATCCAGGGTTCTCTGGAACGCATCCTGGATTCCGTCCTGCCCCACGAAGTCAATCATACGATCTTTGCCTGTCACTTTCGTCGGCCACTGCCTCGCTGGGCCGATGAAGGGGCAGCAACGATTGTGGAACACGAATCAGAAAAACGACGTCAACGCCTGCTGAATCGCCAGGTGATGGGAACCAATAAACGGATTCCTCTCAGGAACCTGCTCTCGATGACCGAATACCCTTCAGAAATGCAACAGGTACTGACTTTGTATGCGGAAGGCTACTCTCTGGCAGATTACCTGCTGCAGACTGGTGGCAAAAAACGCTACCTGATGTTTCTGGAAGATGCTCACAAAAATGGCTGGGACGAAGCGATTGCGAAAATGTACAAAATCAAAAACGTCGAAGCGCTGGAGCAACGCTGGGGCAGCTGGATTATGGCAGGCAGCCCGGCTTTGAATCTGCCAGCCGGTCAGCAGCTGGCTGCAGTAGAACCAAAACAGCCATCAGCGGTTGATAATAAAGATTTTGTAATTCGCTCACAGAGCCCCGATCAGGGTGAAACCGACTTTGCCACCGAGATGCCCGGGCAGACCGAACTGGCCAGTGTGGAACCAACTGAAGAAATGCAGCGAGAATCACGGCCTCTGCCGATCGAATCACGCATTCCCTTCAGCGGTCGAGCACCAGAAAAAAGACGCGTGCAGGAGTCCGTTGCCTTCGTACCGGAAGCGAAACGATTGCCTCGCACCTCACTGCATCAGGATTCAGCATCTGCTTCCCCGTCCCGGACTCAACCAGCGTCCCGGCCTGCACAGCAAATGCGATCTCAACAGCGACCGGCGAGCCGTTATCACCGCGGAGCGAGTCCTGCCCGAGGCGGAATTGATCTGGGTCAGTCTGCCGAGATCGACTTCTGA
- a CDS encoding MFS transporter has protein sequence MSKHPNRNWQIMTLLSLFLGYVGYYICRSNLAVATPLLLKEYAEAGITKTDIGTVASVGVMLYALGKIMNGYLADFLGGRLMFLTGMIASVLCSIWFGLAGGLTLFILIWACNRFFQSMGWVALVKTASRWFPVQWHATVMAVLSLSFLFGDAFARVYLGSLIMLGERDTSFSFLADWRSIFFIAAGTLGLITVFVYFSLKSSPMDVGLEEPEANPLNVYGAEGNHAQRISIKEVLIPLFASPLFWLICIMNFSLTLVRETFNFWTPTFLNEVAKFDIGQAAVGSMLFPLVGGCSALLAGVTSDRLKGRHGRVVLPSLILLVLSLILLTTIDVSGKPYLALTLLSLVAFFLMAPYSFLSGVMAIDLGGKRGCSTVAGLVDSAGYLGAILSGHTVGMIAEYYGWRMAFGGLAGICCTAVIAGVIYWRIQERQMNLAQLLLSEPEKEGPDVSQ, from the coding sequence ATGTCGAAGCATCCGAATCGTAACTGGCAAATCATGACTCTGTTGAGTCTGTTTCTGGGTTATGTCGGCTATTACATCTGCCGCTCGAACCTGGCCGTCGCAACGCCGCTGCTGCTCAAAGAGTACGCGGAAGCCGGTATCACCAAAACCGACATCGGTACCGTGGCTTCCGTCGGGGTCATGTTGTATGCCCTCGGAAAAATCATGAACGGCTACCTGGCTGATTTTCTCGGCGGTCGGCTGATGTTCCTGACCGGGATGATCGCATCTGTCCTGTGTTCGATCTGGTTTGGTCTGGCTGGTGGCTTAACGTTGTTCATTCTCATCTGGGCCTGTAATCGCTTTTTTCAGTCGATGGGCTGGGTGGCTCTGGTAAAAACGGCCTCGCGCTGGTTTCCCGTACAATGGCATGCGACCGTGATGGCTGTCCTCTCACTTTCGTTTCTGTTCGGCGATGCGTTTGCCCGCGTCTATCTCGGCAGCCTGATCATGCTCGGAGAACGCGATACCTCATTCAGTTTTCTGGCAGACTGGCGTAGCATCTTTTTCATCGCCGCCGGCACACTGGGATTGATTACTGTTTTTGTTTATTTCAGCTTGAAATCCAGCCCGATGGATGTCGGCCTGGAAGAACCGGAAGCGAACCCGCTGAACGTATATGGGGCGGAAGGAAATCATGCACAGCGAATTTCCATCAAAGAGGTACTCATACCGCTGTTCGCCAGTCCGCTGTTCTGGCTGATCTGTATTATGAATTTCAGCCTGACCCTGGTCCGCGAAACGTTTAACTTCTGGACCCCCACTTTCCTGAATGAAGTTGCAAAGTTTGATATCGGCCAGGCCGCTGTGGGCAGCATGCTGTTTCCACTGGTCGGAGGCTGTTCGGCTCTGCTGGCGGGAGTCACCTCGGATCGCCTCAAAGGAAGACACGGCCGTGTCGTATTGCCCAGCCTGATCCTGTTGGTCCTGTCACTGATATTATTAACCACCATAGACGTCTCGGGCAAGCCGTATCTGGCGCTGACACTGTTGTCCCTGGTCGCCTTTTTTCTGATGGCCCCTTATTCGTTTCTCTCGGGAGTGATGGCGATTGACCTTGGCGGAAAGCGGGGCTGTTCGACCGTCGCTGGCCTCGTCGATTCCGCCGGTTACCTGGGTGCGATACTTTCTGGTCACACGGTCGGAATGATTGCAGAATACTACGGCTGGAGGATGGCATTCGGCGGGCTGGCGGGAATCTGCTGCACCGCCGTCATTGCCGGAGTGATCTACTGGCGGATTCAGGAACGGCAGATGAACCTGGCGCAACTCTTGCTCTCGGAACCTGAAAAGGAGGGTCCCGATGTCTCACAATGA